From a single Candidatus Methylomirabilota bacterium genomic region:
- a CDS encoding carbohydrate ABC transporter permease — NNFLFSVILAGRETRTLPIAVFNMISYEEINWGTLAAAATLITLPVLLLALIVQRHIVTGLTFGAVKQ; from the coding sequence GAACAACTTCCTCTTCTCGGTGATCCTGGCCGGCCGCGAGACCCGGACGCTCCCGATCGCCGTCTTCAACATGATCTCCTACGAGGAGATCAACTGGGGGACGCTGGCCGCCGCCGCCACCCTCATCACGCTGCCGGTGCTCCTGCTGGCGCTGATCGTCCAGCGCCACATCGTCACCGGCCTCACCTTCGGCGCCGTCAAGCAGTAA